One part of the Dyadobacter sp. 676 genome encodes these proteins:
- a CDS encoding carboxypeptidase-like regulatory domain-containing protein — MRFSTGWTPRAVSRSVFSLCLALMTVMGAFAQNSIKGKIKDEQGQPLPGVSVVVKGTTAGTVTDNEGLYTVNAEKNGTLVFSFIGYLTQEVPVAGKSIIDVILIADTKALEEVVVVGYGTAKKATLTGSVTAVKGTELPEGTCCQLIQHAGWTFAGYFGRTIQW, encoded by the coding sequence ATGAGATTTTCTACTGGATGGACGCCTCGTGCTGTATCACGAAGTGTTTTTTCTCTTTGTCTCGCACTGATGACCGTGATGGGTGCATTCGCCCAGAACAGCATCAAGGGTAAGATCAAGGACGAACAGGGACAACCACTGCCCGGGGTAAGCGTTGTCGTGAAGGGAACAACCGCAGGTACGGTTACCGATAATGAGGGACTTTATACAGTTAACGCTGAAAAAAATGGCACACTGGTCTTCTCGTTTATAGGATACCTGACGCAGGAAGTTCCGGTAGCAGGAAAAAGCATCATCGATGTAATCCTGATCGCCGATACAAAAGCCCTGGAAGAGGTTGTCGTGGTAGGTTACGGTACCGCAAAAAAGGCAACGCTCACGGGTTCGGTAACGGCGGTTAAAGGTACCGAGCTTCCAGAAGGCACCTGCTGCCAACTTATCCAACACGCTGGGTGGACGTTTGCCGGGTATTTCGGCCGTACAATCCAGTGGTGA